DNA sequence from the Candidatus Sulfuricurvum sp. RIFRC-1 genome:
TTCAGATACGTGGATTTAGTAAAATGGGACATTTTATCCCTGTCTTTACCAATTCGCGTTTAGAGAGCAAAGAGTTCGGCAGCAGTGATCGTGTCGTTATTTTTGAACCGCTTTTAGAGCTGATCGATGAGCAGATTGATTTTCTCGATGCTCAGGCCGCTTGGGCAAAAATTATCTATTTGATACCTGAATCGATGCGATCTTCCCTAACAATCGGGATAGAAAATATCTTTTTTTATCGTTATCCTGAAGAAGTTTTGTCCATCTTGCAATCAAAAAGCTTCCATTTTGCCCTTGTCGCAGGGGTAGATAAAGGGATTTTAAATCCGTCACGTTCGGCTATGAAACAGCTCGAACTGCTATTTTAGACTCTATCAGATAAAAAACTATTTTGTTTCCATAAAATAAAAACGTTTTTCTTCAAAAAGGGTAATACAAATATCAACTACTTCGGCATCCAATCTGATTCCCCGCTCTTTTAGAATCTCTTTTAATGCCGCGTCGATCCCTAATGCGGGTCGGTAAGGACGATGAGAAGCCATTGCTTCGACAATATCAGCGATGGTAAGAATGCGTGCTTCTAAAAGTATATTATCGCCTTTTAGACCAAAAGGGTAACCTGAACCGTCCATTTTTTCATGGTGTTGCTGAATAATTGTAGCAACCGGCCATGGAAATTCGATCCCTTTGAGTATCGCATACCCTGTTTCCGGATGGGTTTTTATCATTAAAAACTCAATATCGCTTAGTTTGGTAGGTTTACTCAGTATCTCTGCAGGAATTTGAATTTTTCCAACATCGTGAATCTGTGCCGCCAGACGCAACCCTTCAATTCTCTCATGTCCCATTCCCATCTCTTGAGCAATGGCACATGCGAGTGATGCGACCCGTTTTTGGTGACCTGCCGTATAAGGATCACGCATTTCAATCGTTGTGGCGATAGCGGCAACGGTATCGATGAGTAAATCTGCAATGGTTTGTTTATTTCGAAGCAGTGTTTCTTCGGCATTCACGCGCCATTTTTCTTCTTCAAAATTTTTCAAAGCAAATGAGATATCACCCACCATCTCTCGGAGCAACGTACGTATCTCTTCATCAAAAAAATCTTTTTGATCGGAGCAAAAAGTCAAGATACCACATGCCGATCTATCATTGCATAAGCGAAAATTGGCGAACGATCTGCTATTGTATTTTTTTCCAAGTTCATGACAGATTGTTAGATCGGCAGCAGGGTCGTCAATATCATTAATAATAAGATCAGAATTGTCTTGAAGTCCCTCACGGCAGAAATTCCCTTTTTGGTTTATAAGTGTTTTCAGATCAGCAATAAATTCCTCGTCTCCCCCACCCACAGATTGAAGCTCAAACTCTTCCGTTCGAGGATTGAAAGTAGTGATCCAACAATAATTAAACTTTCCATTCTCAATCGCAACCCGGCAAATTTCATCAAATAACTCTTGCGGTGTTACTGAATAGACAATTGCCTGATTGGTAAAACTAAGAGCGCTATAAAGCTCTTTTTGCCGAATCAAACGCTCTTCATTGGCTTTTTCTGCGGAAATATCCGTTGCTGTACTGATATAGCCTGTAATTATGTCATTCTCAATGATCGGTGCGACTTCTCCTAATATCCATACAAAACTTCCATCTGTTTTTTGAAGATGAACCTCTCCTGAAATCGGGGCGTCTAGCAAACATGGATCGTCTATACCTGTAATCTCCTGCCATTTTTTATTGGCATAAATGCATTGTCCCTGAGTATCGGTTCGTATGATTCCGATGGGTGCAACAGAGGCAAGGGTTCTAAAAAGCGATTCACTTTTGGAGAGTGATTCGAGTGTTTTCCGTTTTTCGGTGAGTATGTTGACACGCTCTATACCACGGCGGATCGCCGGCAATAAACGGGTAAAATTTTGTTTTAGGATAAAATCCTGAGCCCCTTCTTGCAATGCTATAACAGCCATTTCTTCACTGATCTTACCCGAGATCAAAATAAACGGGATATCAAGATCAAAACTCTTAAAAAGTTTTAACGCTTCCATCCCGCCAAATCCGGGGATGATAAAATCAGATAGGACGATATCCCATGAATCATTGCGCAACGACTCTTGCATCTTTTCGGCGGTATCGACACGAAAAAGGGTGACTTCCCATTCTCCGCGCTTCAACTCTCTCTCAAGCAATAGTGTGTCATCTTCAGAATCATCAATAACCAAAACGCGCAGTAACTCTTTTTCCATGAATTTTATACCTCTGCTGATTCGTTGGTCAGTAGCCAATACATCCCGATTTGGGTAACGGTGTCGATAAAGGTATCAAAATTGACGGGCTTTCGGATGTAGCTGTTAGCACCCAGATCATAACCACGCACAACATCCTCTTCTTGACGTGATGAAGTGAGAATAACGACAGGAACTCGCTTGAGAATAGGATCATGTTTAATCGCTTCGAGCACTTCGAATCCGCCAATTTTCGGAAGTTTTAAATCAAGTAAAATAAGTCTTGGATGATCTGCGGTGTTACGTCCTTCAAATTCCCCTTTCCCAAATAAAAAGTCCAATGCTTTAGCGCCGTCTTCTGCAACTATCACATTATTAATAACATGCCCCTTTTTTAGAGCCCGCAGGGTAAGCATTACATCATCAGGGTTATCTTCCACCAGTAAAATGTATTGATTGATCATGATTTGTCCTCCGTGTGTTTATAGGTTGATTCACTAAGCCCCAAAACAAAAAAGAAAGTAGACCCTTTTTCGATCTCACTCTCTGCCCAAACGCGGCCAAGATGCCGTTTGATAATCCGGTACACCATAGCCAAACCGATCCCGTTACCGGCAAATTCCTCTACCGTATGAAGACGTTGAAACGGTTTGAATAATTTATCCACATACGACATATCAAATCCCGCACCGTTATCTCGGATAAAAAAAACTTTTTCACCGTTTTGTGTCATTGATCCAAATTCGATTGTAGCGGTAGGATGCTGCGAGGTATATTTCCAAGCATTCCCCAAAAGATTATCCAAGACAATGTGCATGAGATTTGCATCGACATAACCGTTCAAGTCATTCCCGATAATAACTTCAACATGCCGTTCGGGATTCTGTCGTACTAGTTCCGAGATAATTTGACGTGCTATAACGCCTAAATCGATCGTAGAAGGGACCATCGAAGTACGGGTTTGACGGGAGAGCTGAAGCAGATCATCGATCAGCCCTCCCATCTTTTGACTCGCACTTCGGATACGGGAGAGATAATCTTGCGCCGTTGTATCAAGCTTGTCGCCATAATCTTCGAGAAGTGCCTGAGAAAATCCATCCGTCGCACGCAAAGGGGAACGCAGGTCATGTGATACCGAATAGGTGAATGCCTCCATCTCATCGTAAGCATTTTGAAGTGCGGCTGTACGTTCCAACACTTTACGCTCCAATTCGGCATTAAGGGTACGAATTTGATCTTCAGCACGTTTTTTATCTGTAATATCTCGAACAATTTTCGAGAGACCAATAATCTCTCCGTTTGAATTTTTTAGCGGTGCAAGAGAAATGGCAACATTCAACTCAATCCCTTTCTTAGAAATAAACACGGTTTCCAATTGCTCTAAAGATGCTCCTTCTAAAATATGATTACGGAGTTCTGCTTCTTTCGTTGCCCAATCCAAGCTATAAAGAAAAACCATCGGTTTACCGACAGCCTCTTCAATTGTGTAGCCAAAAAGCTTTTCAGATGAAGCATTCCACGTTAAAATAATCCCATTCGGCGATATTGTGATAATGGCATCCGCAGAAAAATCAACAATACTGGATTGTATTTCTCGACTGATAAAATTTTTGTTCTTTTCTGCAATAAAACGGATAAAATAGAGAAGGACAAATAACAATCCTCCCAAACGGATGAAGTGCCAATACCACCAATAAGATTCCCAAATTACCGAATTTTGAAAAAGAAATGCAGCACTCCCCAGCATGATGGTAAGGCCAATAAAATAGAGGTCTTTCGAGTCTTGCTCCATACGGTAGTAACGGATAAAAGAGTATGCCGCTAAAAAAAAGAACAAACCGGATAGATTATTTAAAACAATTTCACTTGTCGAGAAATAGCCATTGACGATTGCAGATGGAAGTATTTCGCTATTAAAAAGTAAAAAGATTGCAATACCTATTGAAACTATAGCTGTTGCGATAGGTATGCCATAATAGAGGAGAGAGGAAACTTTTTTTTCAGGAAGAAATACACTAAGGAAAAGGATACTCCCCAATAAGAGCCCAATCGTATGCAACCAAACAAAAAGTGATCCGGGGAGACTGATAGCATGAAACAATTCGAAAATTCCCATCGCAATAAGGGCAATGGAAGCAAAATGATAACGGCTTAAATATTGGGCATCATTGTCAAATTTAAAAAGGAAAAAAGCGAGAAAAAGGGCAATAATAGAGCCGGATGCTTCTACTGTCGCGTGAATAGGAACGCTTTCTTTTGAATTAGAAAAATCGAGTAACCATACCCCTATACTGCTTAAGATCAATATGCTGACCCATACACCGATAAGGTAAAAGATAATATTTTCTTTTTTCATCCTCAAATCCTATTTGAGTAGCTTTTATGATATTACATTATTCTATGTTAATATAAACTTGGAAAGAAAAATTTAATGCATCATCTGTGTACGTTTCAATTCTTTACGCAGTTCTCGCTCGTTTTCCAAAATACTCCGGACCAAAGCATGAAAATCAAGCGAATGGTTCATATGCCGTAAATGGGCTAATTCGTGAACAATAATATAGTCGATATGCTCATACGAGAGCTGCATCATCATCGTATTGAGGGTTACAATCCCCTCGCTGCTGCAGCTCCCCCATCGCCGCCGCATCTTTTTAAACCGTATCTCTTTGGGGTGTAAATTCATCTTTCGAGCATAATGCGATACACGTGAAGGGAGTGTTAAAAGTGCCTCATTTTTGTAGAAATGATGGTAATATTTTTCAATATCAATGGTATTTTTAGCTTTTTTGAGTGTTTCGGACAAATTTAAAAACTGAGTGATTGGGAGAGATTCTCCTCTGAACCGGATGGTTTCACCAAGGGTATGATAGGTCATTGTAGCGGATGCAATTACAGACATTTTAGAGCGAATCCAACTTTCTCTCTCACGCAAAATCATCCGAATCCGTTTTTCATCTTTGATTGGAGTCCGAATACATACCTCACCGTTATGGGTGATCGTGATATACGTATTACGGTTCCGGGGACGGTAGTGGATCGTTATGGGTGACGTGTAAGAATCAAACATACTCTATTGGATCAACCGCTCCGGCACGTTCAAAGCCACGTAAGCGCAATCGACAGCTGTCGCAAACTCCACATGCCCTCTCCTCGCTTTGATAACAGCTCCATGTCAAATGCAATGGTGCACCGAGAGCTAATGCTTCTTGTACAATCTGTGATTTTTGTAAACGGACAAGAGGCATTTCAATCGTCACCTTCGTGGAATCTTTGGTCCCCAGATTTGCCGCTTTGGTAAATGCTTCGATAAAAGACTCACGACAGTCAGGATAGCCGCTGCTGTCCTCTTCGACAACTCCGATGGCAATGGCAGAACACCCCTCTTTTTCGGCGATTGCCATAGCGATAGAGAGAAAAATACCGTTTCGAAACGGTACGTAGGTGATTGGAACCCCCGCTTCGATCCCACCCGTAGGTACATCGATACTATGATCCGTCAGTGCCGATGCCCCGATGGTTTTAAAAAAATCAAGATCGATCTCATATTTTTCACGCACCTCTAAGTCATTGCAGATAGAACGAAAAGATTCAAGCTCTTTATCCGCCGTGCGTTGACCGTAATTAAAATGGAGCGCTACAATTTCATAGCCGCGTGAACGCATGATGTAAGCAACGAGGGTTGAATCCATCCCGCCGCTCATAATACAAAGTGCTTTTTTCATGTTAAATATCCATAGATTAGAGGTATTTTTTTAAAATTGCTTCTTTTTTGGCTTTTGCACTCTCGATCAACGATTTAGCTTCTGCAAGTTTTACTCCAAGTGCTTCGATTTCAGTAACGATCTTTTTTTGAATCTTTAATGACGGAAGAGGAATTTTAAAATCTTCAAGCATGGTTTTAGTAATAGCTTCACGTGTAGTACCACCGCCAGCACTAAAAAGAAGTTCATTTTTGGCATGTGAACCTATAAGAATCTGATGTACATATTGAGGTAAAGCACTCTCATTAAGTCTTATAATAGAGACATGTTGATTAACACGTGCAGGCAAATATTGATTTTCTACTATGCAACATCGAGCGACAGATGCCCCAGTAATATTGAAAAGTATATCGTTTTCTTGAACGGTCACATTATCAAGCCTTTTTGCTTGTGTATCATCTATATATGCCAACCCTTTAATTTTAAAACCATCATCATAAATATTCATACTTCGTATCAAAGTAATCCCACTTTGTTTATAAGCTGATTCACCACCTAGAGGAGTTGCACCGCTTCCAATTTTAGAAGTGATCTCTTTTAATTTTTGTAATGGATATGATGATTGATAGATCTCTTGTATTTTTTGATCAATTTCGATTTTAATATCTTCTATAGTATTCTGAGCAAGAATGACCAAGTTGTCCACATCTTCGCACTCTTTTACTATTTGTTCCTGAATCTTAAGAGGTGGGAGAGGAATTTGAATATCGTATACATCATTACGATTTAGTCCAGGTACACCCGCTCCCTGCCCTAATGATTCTAATGGAAGTGCTAATAACACTAAGTATAGATATTGAAAATCT
Encoded proteins:
- a CDS encoding HD domain-containing phosphohydrolase encodes the protein MEKELLRVLVIDDSEDDTLLLERELKRGEWEVTLFRVDTAEKMQESLRNDSWDIVLSDFIIPGFGGMEALKLFKSFDLDIPFILISGKISEEMAVIALQEGAQDFILKQNFTRLLPAIRRGIERVNILTEKRKTLESLSKSESLFRTLASVAPIGIIRTDTQGQCIYANKKWQEITGIDDPCLLDAPISGEVHLQKTDGSFVWILGEVAPIIENDIITGYISTATDISAEKANEERLIRQKELYSALSFTNQAIVYSVTPQELFDEICRVAIENGKFNYCWITTFNPRTEEFELQSVGGGDEEFIADLKTLINQKGNFCREGLQDNSDLIINDIDDPAADLTICHELGKKYNSRSFANFRLCNDRSACGILTFCSDQKDFFDEEIRTLLREMVGDISFALKNFEEEKWRVNAEETLLRNKQTIADLLIDTVAAIATTIEMRDPYTAGHQKRVASLACAIAQEMGMGHERIEGLRLAAQIHDVGKIQIPAEILSKPTKLSDIEFLMIKTHPETGYAILKGIEFPWPVATIIQQHHEKMDGSGYPFGLKGDNILLEARILTIADIVEAMASHRPYRPALGIDAALKEILKERGIRLDAEVVDICITLFEEKRFYFMETK
- a CDS encoding response regulator, producing the protein MINQYILLVEDNPDDVMLTLRALKKGHVINNVIVAEDGAKALDFLFGKGEFEGRNTADHPRLILLDLKLPKIGGFEVLEAIKHDPILKRVPVVILTSSRQEEDVVRGYDLGANSYIRKPVNFDTFIDTVTQIGMYWLLTNESAEV
- a CDS encoding PAS domain S-box protein → MKKENIIFYLIGVWVSILILSSIGVWLLDFSNSKESVPIHATVEASGSIIALFLAFFLFKFDNDAQYLSRYHFASIALIAMGIFELFHAISLPGSLFVWLHTIGLLLGSILFLSVFLPEKKVSSLLYYGIPIATAIVSIGIAIFLLFNSEILPSAIVNGYFSTSEIVLNNLSGLFFFLAAYSFIRYYRMEQDSKDLYFIGLTIMLGSAAFLFQNSVIWESYWWYWHFIRLGGLLFVLLYFIRFIAEKNKNFISREIQSSIVDFSADAIITISPNGIILTWNASSEKLFGYTIEEAVGKPMVFLYSLDWATKEAELRNHILEGASLEQLETVFISKKGIELNVAISLAPLKNSNGEIIGLSKIVRDITDKKRAEDQIRTLNAELERKVLERTAALQNAYDEMEAFTYSVSHDLRSPLRATDGFSQALLEDYGDKLDTTAQDYLSRIRSASQKMGGLIDDLLQLSRQTRTSMVPSTIDLGVIARQIISELVRQNPERHVEVIIGNDLNGYVDANLMHIVLDNLLGNAWKYTSQHPTATIEFGSMTQNGEKVFFIRDNGAGFDMSYVDKLFKPFQRLHTVEEFAGNGIGLAMVYRIIKRHLGRVWAESEIEKGSTFFFVLGLSESTYKHTEDKS
- a CDS encoding SprT family zinc-dependent metalloprotease → MFDSYTSPITIHYRPRNRNTYITITHNGEVCIRTPIKDEKRIRMILRERESWIRSKMSVIASATMTYHTLGETIRFRGESLPITQFLNLSETLKKAKNTIDIEKYYHHFYKNEALLTLPSRVSHYARKMNLHPKEIRFKKMRRRWGSCSSEGIVTLNTMMMQLSYEHIDYIIVHELAHLRHMNHSLDFHALVRSILENERELRKELKRTQMMH
- the queC gene encoding 7-cyano-7-deazaguanine synthase QueC, which translates into the protein MKKALCIMSGGMDSTLVAYIMRSRGYEIVALHFNYGQRTADKELESFRSICNDLEVREKYEIDLDFFKTIGASALTDHSIDVPTGGIEAGVPITYVPFRNGIFLSIAMAIAEKEGCSAIAIGVVEEDSSGYPDCRESFIEAFTKAANLGTKDSTKVTIEMPLVRLQKSQIVQEALALGAPLHLTWSCYQSEERACGVCDSCRLRLRGFERAGAVDPIEYV